One Dethiosulfovibrio faecalis DNA window includes the following coding sequences:
- a CDS encoding branched-chain amino acid ABC transporter permease, producing MSAYAEGIFILLLINAIAAMGVSLLTGFTGIFTLGHAAYLALGSYTTAILTLDYGIAWLPAVLAGGIVAMVVGYLIGLPTLKLMGDYYAIASIGLAESIRLILENWQSLTNGARGLAGIDTFTTLPVALSFFIVMAIAAFCLINGRFGRSLKACRDDHVAAALLGFDVAKIRVASLSISALYCGLAGGLYAGFISFIQPMMFDMLKSTEMTAVVVFGGLGSMSGCILGTTVITMVTELFRPISQYRMLIYGLVLVLVMVLRPEGMMGQHEIGGLLKRLFRRGGDRS from the coding sequence ATGTCAGCATATGCCGAAGGTATTTTCATACTGTTGCTCATAAACGCCATAGCGGCCATGGGAGTATCGCTCCTCACGGGGTTCACCGGGATATTCACCCTCGGTCACGCAGCCTACCTGGCCCTGGGATCCTACACCACCGCCATACTCACGCTGGACTACGGCATCGCCTGGCTACCGGCAGTCCTGGCCGGTGGAATAGTCGCCATGGTGGTGGGCTATCTCATAGGGCTTCCCACATTGAAACTGATGGGAGACTACTACGCCATAGCCTCCATAGGTCTGGCCGAATCCATAAGGCTCATACTGGAAAACTGGCAGAGCCTGACCAACGGAGCCAGAGGTCTGGCGGGAATAGACACCTTCACCACGCTGCCCGTGGCGCTGTCTTTCTTCATAGTCATGGCGATAGCGGCGTTCTGTCTGATAAACGGACGGTTCGGCCGCTCCCTCAAGGCCTGTCGGGACGACCACGTCGCAGCGGCACTTCTCGGATTCGACGTAGCCAAGATAAGGGTGGCCAGCCTGTCCATATCGGCCCTCTACTGCGGCCTGGCCGGAGGGCTCTACGCCGGGTTCATATCCTTCATACAGCCCATGATGTTCGACATGCTCAAGTCCACAGAGATGACCGCCGTGGTGGTCTTCGGAGGACTGGGCTCCATGAGCGGCTGTATCCTGGGAACTACCGTCATAACCATGGTCACCGAGCTGTTCCGACCCATATCTCAGTACAGGATGCTCATCTACGGCCTGGTTCTGGTCCTGGTGATGGTCCTCCGTCCCGAGGGAATGATGGGACAGCACGAGATAGGAGGCCTTTTGAAGCGACTTTTCAGGAGAGGCGGTGATCGCTCATGA
- a CDS encoding ABC transporter ATP-binding protein, whose amino-acid sequence MTAILELDNLNKFFGGVHAVRDVSFSLEKGELAGLIGPNGAGKTTIFNLITGVYPLDSGHIVSNGKEINGLRTCDAVGLGIARTFQNLRLFKGSTVLENVMTAGQRHHRYSFLEAATHLGRWKKTEKTIRDEAMEYLEKVNLAKDADRMAGTLPYGHQRRLEIARALALRPELLLLDEPAAGMNPEEVQALNGLIVGIHKEFDLTILVIEHHMELVMEICPHVVCLNFGAVIAEGPPEEIQGNPEVLKAYLGEEVE is encoded by the coding sequence ATGACCGCCATACTCGAACTGGACAACCTCAACAAGTTCTTCGGAGGCGTACACGCCGTCAGGGACGTGTCGTTCTCCCTGGAAAAAGGGGAGCTGGCCGGGCTCATAGGCCCCAACGGCGCGGGAAAGACCACCATATTCAACCTGATAACCGGCGTCTATCCCCTGGACTCGGGGCACATCGTCTCGAACGGCAAGGAGATAAACGGGCTGAGGACCTGCGACGCGGTCGGACTGGGCATAGCCAGGACATTCCAGAACCTGCGGCTCTTCAAGGGCTCCACAGTGCTGGAAAACGTCATGACCGCCGGACAGAGACACCACCGCTATTCCTTCCTAGAAGCGGCCACCCATCTGGGACGGTGGAAGAAGACGGAAAAGACCATCCGGGACGAGGCCATGGAATATCTGGAAAAGGTAAACCTGGCCAAAGACGCCGACAGGATGGCAGGGACACTTCCATACGGACATCAGAGAAGGCTGGAGATAGCCAGAGCACTGGCCCTAAGGCCCGAGCTTCTTCTGCTGGACGAACCGGCGGCGGGAATGAACCCGGAGGAGGTCCAGGCCCTTAACGGTCTTATAGTGGGCATACACAAGGAGTTCGACCTCACCATACTGGTCATAGAGCACCACATGGAGCTGGTGATGGAGATTTGTCCTCACGTGGTCTGTCTGAACTTCGGCGCCGTCATAGCCGAGGGGCCGCCGGAGGAGATACAGGGCAACCCGGAGGTCCTCAAGGCCTATCTCGGCGAGGAGGTGGAATGA
- a CDS encoding ABC transporter ATP-binding protein — protein sequence MMDGKKPLLSVRGLEVSYGAIKALLGVDLDVYEGEIVSVIGANGAGKSTLMNAIMGDVPRQAGEVSLEGKPLSSKSFQVVHQGVSLSPEGRKVFAPLTVEENLMMGAFPRQDRLEIHRTLAHVFELFPRLEERRQQYAGTLSGGEQQMLAIGRALMSAPRVLLLDEPSLGLAPIVIKDIFKELKTINEGGMTILLVEQNARQALMLSHRAYVLQTGRVTMEGPSKELLANPEVEAAYLGTGHH from the coding sequence ATGATGGACGGCAAAAAACCGCTTCTCTCGGTCAGAGGACTGGAGGTAAGCTACGGAGCAATAAAGGCCCTGCTCGGAGTGGATCTGGACGTTTACGAGGGAGAGATCGTCTCGGTCATAGGGGCCAACGGCGCCGGAAAATCCACCTTGATGAACGCCATAATGGGCGACGTGCCCAGACAGGCCGGCGAGGTCTCTCTGGAGGGCAAGCCTCTCTCCAGCAAAAGCTTTCAGGTTGTTCACCAGGGAGTATCCCTCTCTCCGGAGGGACGAAAGGTATTCGCGCCGCTGACGGTGGAGGAAAACCTCATGATGGGCGCCTTTCCCAGACAGGACAGGTTGGAGATACACCGAACCCTGGCCCACGTCTTCGAGCTCTTCCCCAGGCTGGAGGAGAGACGGCAACAGTACGCCGGGACCCTCTCAGGAGGGGAACAGCAGATGCTGGCCATAGGAAGGGCCCTCATGTCGGCCCCCAGGGTGCTCCTGCTGGACGAGCCGTCTCTGGGACTGGCTCCCATAGTGATAAAGGACATCTTCAAGGAACTCAAGACCATAAACGAAGGAGGCATGACCATCCTGTTGGTGGAACAGAACGCCAGACAGGCTCTCATGCTGTCCCACAGGGCCTACGTCCTTCAGACCGGAAGGGTCACCATGGAGGGACCGTCGAAGGAACTCCTGGCCAACCCGGAGGTCGAGGCCGCCTACCTGGGAACGGGGCATCACTAA
- a CDS encoding helix-turn-helix transcriptional regulator — protein sequence MGKSTSSARAVRLNNIMRQLLFHREVDGDALLTTSCANTRRTFERDLQFLRTEHGADIVYDPWRKSYRLENRGSFVPTFPVSEREVMGLMAGIKMASHALPYLKDEMASLWSRIKAVLPEELGQKGEAMGDASVWALPVTSLDPRIFESLVDSIRTKSTVRLVCSTAGTGDLIVSPWELFFQGDYWYLWGSHDDRPEGYTYPLHEIKSLIVWDRDNYAIPPDAGNLCSACWTGPPGTIQHEVSILVLPPLSSVIDATLWHPTQRITRLSRDAVLLEVTVGSNALDTVARWIMARAPLAVPQSPERLVNNVERMLCGLRRNMDRDYGDLTDLGEAGD from the coding sequence ATGGGAAAAAGCACATCCTCCGCCAGAGCCGTAAGGCTGAACAACATAATGAGACAGCTTCTCTTCCACAGAGAGGTCGACGGGGATGCGTTGCTGACGACCTCCTGCGCAAACACCAGGAGGACCTTCGAAAGGGATCTTCAGTTCCTGCGGACCGAACACGGTGCAGACATAGTCTACGATCCTTGGAGAAAGAGCTACCGTCTAGAGAACAGGGGGTCCTTCGTGCCGACCTTCCCTGTAAGCGAAAGGGAGGTGATGGGCCTAATGGCGGGCATAAAAATGGCCTCCCACGCCCTTCCCTATCTGAAGGACGAGATGGCGTCCCTCTGGAGCAGGATCAAGGCGGTGCTTCCAGAGGAACTGGGCCAGAAAGGGGAGGCTATGGGAGATGCCTCCGTGTGGGCCCTTCCTGTGACCTCGCTGGACCCCAGGATCTTCGAGAGTCTCGTCGACTCCATCAGGACCAAAAGTACGGTCAGACTGGTTTGCTCCACCGCCGGGACCGGCGATCTGATCGTGTCGCCCTGGGAGCTGTTCTTTCAGGGCGACTACTGGTACCTGTGGGGAAGCCACGACGACCGCCCCGAGGGATACACCTACCCCCTCCACGAGATAAAATCCCTGATCGTATGGGACCGGGATAATTACGCCATTCCGCCCGACGCAGGGAATTTATGTTCCGCTTGCTGGACCGGCCCTCCCGGAACGATTCAACACGAGGTGAGCATACTGGTTCTGCCTCCACTTTCCTCGGTGATCGACGCCACGCTGTGGCATCCGACACAGAGGATAACTCGCCTTTCCAGAGACGCGGTGCTACTGGAGGTTACTGTGGGATCCAACGCCCTGGACACGGTGGCCCGTTGGATAATGGCCAGGGCCCCTCTGGCCGTACCGCAATCGCCGGAAAGACTTGTGAACAATGTGGAGAGGATGCTATGCGGTTTGAGGCGAAACATGGACAGAGATTACGGAGATCTCACCGATCTTGGGGAAGCGGGAGACTGA
- a CDS encoding helix-turn-helix transcriptional regulator, whose translation MPKEIGSNRIKRLNSIMEKLCSRTVLPGKDIRETAESVSARTLQRDLSYLRNEFGADILYDPSSDSYSLKNRGTFVLQIRLRESQIQGLAAGIKMASHFLPHMEEDLKDLWAKMASILPPDLVRKGETLGLASVVSTPVSSMDPRTFHLLIKAIQEEKPVRFSYRSPYDDDPDDKDRFVSPWGVFFQAHAWYLWGSHPKLPQGATYRISRIDKALLWPDTDYESPPENQGLTDYASSCWYAYRGGKEVDVKLRIDPPLSRVIPETSWHPSQTFEEREDGSSTMTVRIHENALESVARWVLASAPFVTVESPMKLADQVEKLLNRLQDKTTTKVLQN comes from the coding sequence ATGCCCAAAGAGATCGGATCAAACAGGATAAAAAGGCTGAACTCCATAATGGAGAAACTCTGCTCCCGCACGGTGCTCCCGGGGAAGGATATCAGGGAAACCGCCGAGTCGGTCTCCGCCAGAACCCTACAGAGAGACCTCAGCTATCTAAGAAACGAGTTCGGAGCCGACATCCTGTACGACCCCTCTTCCGACTCGTACAGTTTAAAGAACAGAGGCACCTTCGTGCTCCAGATACGACTGAGGGAATCCCAGATACAGGGGCTGGCGGCCGGCATCAAGATGGCCTCCCATTTTCTACCCCATATGGAGGAGGACCTGAAGGACCTCTGGGCCAAGATGGCGTCCATATTGCCTCCGGACCTGGTCCGAAAGGGCGAGACTCTCGGCCTGGCCTCGGTGGTATCCACCCCGGTATCGTCCATGGATCCCAGGACCTTCCACCTTCTGATAAAGGCGATACAGGAGGAAAAACCGGTCCGTTTTTCCTATCGATCGCCCTACGACGACGACCCCGACGACAAAGACAGGTTCGTGTCTCCATGGGGAGTCTTCTTTCAGGCCCACGCCTGGTACCTATGGGGAAGCCATCCCAAACTGCCCCAAGGGGCGACATACCGCATATCCCGAATAGACAAGGCCCTACTGTGGCCCGACACCGACTACGAAAGCCCTCCGGAAAATCAGGGTCTTACCGACTACGCGTCCTCATGCTGGTACGCCTACAGAGGCGGCAAAGAGGTGGACGTTAAGCTCAGGATAGATCCACCACTCTCCCGGGTCATACCGGAGACATCCTGGCATCCCAGCCAGACCTTCGAGGAAAGAGAGGACGGCTCGTCCACCATGACGGTCAGAATCCACGAAAACGCCCTGGAATCGGTGGCAAGGTGGGTCCTGGCCAGCGCGCCCTTCGTGACCGTCGAAAGCCCCATGAAACTGGCGGATCAGGTGGAAAAGCTGCTTAACCGATTACAGGACAAAACGACGACGAAAGTATTGCAGAACTAA
- a CDS encoding PH domain-containing protein gives MGLIRGLMGHATETDLERVREEFASMLIEGEDVQAAYKLVRDMFVFTDKRLIVMDKQGMTGKKVSYLTVPYGSIVCFSKESAGHFDLDAELKIWVRGQDIPLTYEFKKDSSIEDIYRILGAAVL, from the coding sequence ATGGGACTTATAAGAGGTTTGATGGGACACGCTACCGAGACCGATCTGGAAAGGGTTCGGGAGGAGTTCGCATCCATGCTGATCGAGGGCGAGGATGTTCAGGCGGCTTACAAGCTGGTCAGGGACATGTTCGTCTTCACCGACAAGAGGCTCATAGTCATGGATAAGCAGGGTATGACCGGGAAAAAGGTATCCTATCTGACCGTTCCATACGGCAGCATAGTCTGTTTCTCCAAGGAGAGCGCCGGGCATTTCGATCTGGACGCGGAGCTCAAGATCTGGGTCAGAGGGCAGGACATACCTCTTACCTACGAGTTCAAAAAGGATTCAAGCATAGAGGACATATATCGGATACTCGGCGCCGCCGTGCTGTAG
- a CDS encoding ABC transporter ATP-binding protein, which translates to MAEAVEMTVPVISVSSLEKTFVTEKGDLVKALAPVDLEVDPNEFICIVGPSGCGKSTMLRILAGLETPTGGEARYMGSEISGPGRERGMVFQEYSLLPWRTVAGNLGLGPELAGEKPESYGGLVEEYLDLVGLAEFADAYPYELSGGMRQRAAIARALVNNPEVLLMDEPFGALDAHTRILLQGELLRIWEAHRKTVLFVTHSVDEAVSLADRIVVMSARPGRIREIITVPIERPRRRSDPRFGELAYEVLSMLDREVGCRS; encoded by the coding sequence ATGGCAGAGGCTGTCGAGATGACCGTTCCGGTTATATCCGTGTCCTCGCTGGAGAAGACCTTCGTGACCGAAAAGGGAGATCTGGTCAAGGCTCTGGCTCCGGTCGATCTGGAGGTCGATCCGAACGAGTTCATATGCATAGTGGGTCCCTCCGGCTGCGGCAAGTCGACCATGTTGAGGATACTGGCCGGACTGGAGACCCCTACGGGCGGCGAGGCCCGCTATATGGGGTCGGAGATATCCGGTCCCGGTAGGGAGCGGGGCATGGTTTTCCAGGAATACTCCCTTCTTCCCTGGCGCACCGTGGCGGGGAATCTGGGCCTTGGGCCCGAGCTTGCAGGGGAGAAGCCCGAATCATACGGAGGATTGGTCGAGGAATATCTCGACCTCGTAGGGCTTGCGGAGTTCGCCGACGCCTATCCCTACGAGCTTTCCGGCGGGATGAGGCAGAGGGCGGCCATCGCCAGGGCCCTGGTGAACAATCCCGAGGTTCTGCTGATGGACGAGCCCTTCGGTGCTTTGGACGCCCATACCAGGATACTGCTCCAGGGCGAGCTTTTGAGGATATGGGAGGCCCACAGAAAGACCGTCCTGTTCGTGACCCACAGCGTCGACGAGGCGGTCTCTCTGGCGGACAGGATAGTCGTCATGTCAGCCAGGCCCGGCAGGATCAGGGAGATCATCACGGTTCCTATAGAGAGGCCGAGGCGTCGTTCCGATCCCCGATTCGGCGAACTGGCCTACGAGGTGCTCTCCATGCTGGACCGGGAGGTGGGGTGCCGTTCCTGA
- a CDS encoding ABC transporter permease — protein MIRSGGALFAPMVVPFIFLVLWNVVAVQVGNDLILPGLREVGTLLFHPGTDVISMGSMAGNVAVSLVRVLVGYSLAVVVAIPLGLIMGASKRIYGLLNMFLGLFRPIPPLAWVPLVLAWFGVASFATLVGIEEGQWYIWLNNLKLSMLFIIFIGAFYPVLSNTIYGVSNVPKILVESSRVLGASERDLFVKVLLPAAAPSIVTGMRVGLGVAWMCLVSAEMLPGSLSGVGYLITHAYTVARTDVVVAGMVSIGLVGAFMDWGFRVVEARCFGWQRLSR, from the coding sequence ATGATACGTTCTGGTGGGGCTCTGTTTGCTCCCATGGTGGTTCCTTTTATCTTTCTCGTTTTATGGAACGTGGTGGCGGTGCAGGTCGGAAACGACCTGATTCTTCCGGGGTTGAGGGAGGTAGGAACCCTTCTGTTCCATCCCGGTACCGACGTCATAAGCATGGGATCCATGGCAGGAAACGTCGCCGTGAGTCTTGTGAGGGTTCTCGTGGGGTACTCTCTTGCCGTCGTAGTGGCGATCCCTCTGGGATTGATCATGGGGGCTTCCAAAAGAATCTACGGTCTCTTGAACATGTTCCTCGGCCTGTTCAGGCCTATTCCTCCTCTGGCCTGGGTTCCTCTGGTGCTTGCCTGGTTCGGAGTGGCCAGCTTCGCCACCTTGGTCGGGATCGAGGAGGGGCAGTGGTATATATGGCTCAACAACCTCAAGCTTTCGATGCTGTTCATCATATTCATAGGGGCGTTCTACCCCGTTCTCAGCAACACCATATACGGGGTCTCCAACGTGCCGAAGATATTGGTGGAGTCGTCCAGGGTTCTCGGTGCCTCCGAGAGGGACCTTTTCGTCAAGGTGCTTCTTCCAGCCGCCGCTCCTTCCATCGTGACGGGAATGAGGGTGGGGCTGGGGGTAGCCTGGATGTGTCTCGTTTCGGCGGAGATGCTGCCAGGAAGCCTTTCCGGGGTGGGATATCTCATAACCCACGCCTACACCGTGGCGAGGACCGACGTTGTAGTTGCCGGGATGGTGAGCATCGGTCTGGTCGGAGCCTTTATGGACTGGGGGTTCAGGGTCGTGGAGGCCCGGTGTTTCGGATGGCAGAGGCTGTCGAGATGA
- a CDS encoding ABC transporter substrate-binding protein: MKKFVVLCLSVLLGLAALSPSMAAEVPTVRVSYIFTTHHEPFMVAMSKCEGLKDQGIWLEQVVPKEKYDLFVDGEKVARLNVVVAKSGSETAVLFAQKHIDLGMGSLPAMMTARDKGTPVKVLCPLHADGIGLVVPSDSPYGSWDEFLDALRNSDKPIKVGYHSPTSAPRIIFESAMFDNDISVTQKMGEDADVFLVDLKSTSNLIPALTSGQVDAWVGPDPFPEMAAFRGAGKVLMDLRDLPPAGKWSNFPCCVVAAREETIASDGPVVKAFVDLMTKTCSWCNDNKEEAATLGAGWIGIPAEAAKKSTIVYTTDPSENWITGAGVFMTYLDKMGKFKGSFAGKRLEDVQEGLFDFSFVR, encoded by the coding sequence GTGAAAAAATTTGTGGTTCTTTGTCTGTCGGTGTTACTTGGTCTGGCTGCCCTGTCCCCCTCCATGGCCGCCGAAGTTCCAACTGTGAGGGTGAGCTACATCTTCACCACCCACCACGAGCCTTTCATGGTGGCCATGTCCAAATGCGAAGGGCTCAAGGATCAGGGTATCTGGCTGGAGCAGGTCGTCCCCAAGGAGAAATACGATCTCTTCGTAGACGGAGAGAAGGTCGCCAGGCTCAACGTCGTTGTGGCCAAGAGCGGATCGGAGACGGCCGTTCTCTTCGCTCAGAAACATATCGATCTCGGCATGGGATCTCTGCCGGCCATGATGACCGCCAGGGACAAGGGAACTCCCGTCAAGGTGCTTTGCCCTCTTCACGCCGACGGAATAGGCCTCGTGGTGCCCTCTGACAGTCCCTACGGTTCGTGGGACGAGTTTCTGGACGCCTTGAGGAACTCGGATAAACCGATAAAGGTGGGATATCACTCCCCCACCAGTGCTCCCAGGATAATATTCGAAAGCGCCATGTTCGACAACGATATCTCCGTGACCCAGAAGATGGGAGAGGACGCCGACGTATTCCTGGTTGACCTCAAGTCGACCTCCAACCTTATCCCCGCCCTTACGAGCGGACAGGTGGACGCCTGGGTAGGCCCCGATCCCTTCCCTGAGATGGCCGCATTCAGAGGCGCCGGCAAGGTCCTCATGGACCTGAGGGATCTTCCTCCGGCAGGCAAGTGGTCCAACTTCCCCTGCTGCGTGGTGGCAGCCAGGGAGGAGACCATCGCCTCGGACGGACCTGTGGTCAAGGCCTTCGTCGATCTCATGACCAAGACCTGCTCATGGTGCAACGACAACAAGGAAGAGGCCGCCACGTTGGGAGCCGGCTGGATCGGCATACCGGCGGAGGCCGCCAAGAAGTCGACCATAGTCTACACCACCGATCCCTCGGAGAACTGGATAACCGGAGCGGGAGTGTTCATGACCTATCTGGACAAGATGGGCAAGTTCAAGGGCTCGTTCGCCGGAAAACGGCTTGAGGACGTCCAGGAGGGACTCTTCGATTTCTCCTTCGTGAGATAA
- a CDS encoding DNA-3-methyladenine glycosylase yields MRKDYNVYSCFGQNPEACFSPLDVSFYERSCFAVARELLGSLLVSFAGGEPTVGRIVEVEPYIGAYDRASHAWPMKRTPRTEAMFGPGGRAYIFFVYGMHHQLCAVTGPEGTPDAVLIRALEPIEGIDVMTRRRNQPLKRLCDGPGKLCSALAVTSELYGIDLTDPSSPLTIRKGEPIGDDRILAAPRVGVAYAGPYATVPWRMYLKDCPWVSVKDRSAVPYQSLPKNTFTPQD; encoded by the coding sequence ATGCGAAAAGATTATAATGTGTATTCTTGCTTCGGTCAAAATCCGGAGGCATGTTTTTCCCCGTTAGACGTAAGCTTCTACGAAAGGTCCTGTTTCGCCGTGGCCAGAGAGCTTCTGGGATCCCTGCTTGTGAGCTTCGCTGGGGGAGAGCCTACGGTCGGAAGGATAGTGGAGGTGGAGCCCTACATCGGAGCCTACGACAGAGCATCCCACGCCTGGCCCATGAAGAGGACCCCCCGCACCGAGGCCATGTTCGGTCCCGGAGGGAGGGCCTATATATTCTTCGTCTACGGCATGCACCATCAGCTGTGCGCCGTGACAGGGCCGGAGGGAACGCCGGACGCTGTGCTGATAAGGGCTCTTGAACCCATCGAGGGGATCGACGTCATGACCCGTCGGAGAAATCAGCCCCTGAAAAGGCTCTGCGACGGCCCAGGGAAGCTGTGCTCCGCTCTGGCGGTCACCTCCGAGCTGTACGGGATCGACCTGACCGACCCCTCGTCGCCCCTCACGATAAGGAAGGGAGAGCCGATCGGAGACGACCGGATCCTGGCGGCCCCCAGGGTCGGTGTGGCCTACGCCGGACCATATGCCACGGTTCCGTGGAGGATGTACCTTAAGGACTGCCCTTGGGTCAGCGTGAAGGACCGCTCCGCCGTGCCCTACCAGTCGCTTCCGAAAAACACCTTCACCCCGCAGGACTGA
- the mdoH gene encoding glucans biosynthesis glucosyltransferase MdoH encodes MSMKNLSPNLWYRSAAWRRALLLALILFPTAAACRTMASVLPSKGGTPLEVLLLILFGVLFAWISVGFWTAFMGFVLLLAGKNRYSPSNHCRGRDLSIADVSARTAVLIPVYNEDVKKVMAGLEAVYDSLERTGSSDRFDFFVLSDSTDPDVWVEEEAAWHRFCSDRDCFGRVFYRKRRSNAKRKSGNIADFCRRWGKNYRYMIVFDADSVMAGRTMVRMVQIMEDRPDIGILQTPPAGVNRETFIARAQQFANRVYGPMFAAGIHFWQLGDGQYWGHNAIIRVEPFTKHCQLPRLSGKGALSGDILSHDFVESALMRRAGYGVWLAYDLDGSYEETPPTLLDELKRDRRWCQGNLQHMRLMFTRGFFPTHRALFLNGVLSYGSALLWLVFLLISSVQALAEVVLEPSYFLETKTLFPQWPVWHPHWALALLGSTAVLLFLPKLLSFSLVLLKDPGASSFGGRGKLAGGILVEVLLSTLLAPIRMIHHSLFVIGTLLGKDVGWGTQSRDDRGTAWVDAASVHWWATLLGIVWGGLLYLVNPSFFPWISPIVLSLAFSVPLSVFTSRVSVGRSLRRLGLLVIPEEIRLPRELAEVKDHIDGERPPYSPFSFSERQGFLRAVTDPRVHGLHISLLASCGHEGTRIRPDRLPLVDRAIAEGPGSLGSGDKMELLKDPAALAELHRRVWTLEDDLKASEWGIGFSPAG; translated from the coding sequence ATGTCGATGAAGAACCTTTCTCCGAATCTCTGGTATCGGAGCGCCGCCTGGAGAAGGGCCCTTCTGCTGGCCCTTATACTGTTCCCGACCGCGGCGGCCTGTCGCACCATGGCCTCGGTGCTTCCCTCGAAGGGAGGGACCCCTCTGGAGGTATTGCTGCTGATCCTCTTCGGGGTCCTCTTCGCTTGGATATCCGTCGGTTTCTGGACCGCCTTCATGGGATTCGTGCTGCTTTTGGCTGGGAAGAACCGTTATTCTCCCTCCAATCACTGTCGGGGACGGGATCTGTCCATAGCCGACGTCTCCGCCCGGACCGCCGTTCTCATCCCGGTCTACAACGAGGACGTCAAGAAGGTCATGGCCGGTCTGGAGGCTGTCTACGATTCCCTTGAGAGGACCGGTTCGTCCGACCGTTTCGATTTCTTCGTCCTGAGCGACAGCACCGATCCGGACGTCTGGGTCGAGGAGGAGGCGGCCTGGCACCGTTTTTGCAGCGACAGGGACTGTTTCGGCAGGGTGTTCTACAGAAAGAGGCGAAGCAACGCCAAGCGCAAGAGCGGCAATATAGCGGATTTCTGTCGTCGATGGGGGAAAAACTACCGTTACATGATAGTCTTCGATGCCGACAGCGTCATGGCCGGGAGAACCATGGTTCGGATGGTCCAGATAATGGAGGATCGTCCGGATATAGGCATACTTCAGACCCCTCCCGCCGGGGTTAACAGGGAGACCTTCATCGCCAGAGCCCAGCAGTTCGCCAACAGGGTCTATGGGCCCATGTTCGCCGCCGGGATACACTTCTGGCAGCTGGGAGACGGTCAGTACTGGGGACACAACGCCATAATAAGGGTGGAGCCCTTCACGAAGCACTGTCAGCTTCCCAGGCTGTCCGGAAAGGGGGCTTTGAGCGGCGACATACTGAGCCACGATTTCGTGGAATCCGCCCTCATGAGAAGGGCCGGTTACGGTGTGTGGCTGGCCTACGATCTGGATGGAAGCTACGAGGAGACCCCACCAACCCTGTTGGACGAGCTAAAGAGGGATCGACGGTGGTGTCAGGGGAACCTCCAGCATATGAGGCTGATGTTCACCAGGGGGTTCTTCCCGACCCACAGGGCCCTGTTTCTGAACGGGGTTCTGTCATACGGATCCGCTCTGTTGTGGCTGGTCTTTCTCCTCATAAGCTCGGTGCAGGCTTTGGCGGAGGTCGTACTGGAGCCAAGCTATTTCCTGGAGACCAAGACCCTATTTCCCCAGTGGCCGGTCTGGCATCCCCATTGGGCTCTGGCTCTGCTGGGTTCGACGGCGGTGCTTCTGTTTCTGCCGAAGCTGCTCAGCTTCTCGTTGGTGCTGTTGAAGGATCCCGGAGCCTCTTCCTTCGGAGGAAGAGGCAAGCTCGCCGGTGGAATATTGGTAGAGGTTCTGCTGTCGACCCTGTTGGCTCCTATAAGGATGATCCACCACAGCCTGTTCGTGATCGGAACGTTGCTGGGAAAGGACGTCGGATGGGGAACCCAGTCCAGGGACGATCGAGGAACCGCCTGGGTCGACGCGGCGTCGGTCCACTGGTGGGCGACCCTTCTGGGGATCGTTTGGGGAGGGCTGCTGTATCTGGTCAATCCGTCGTTTTTCCCCTGGATATCCCCTATAGTCCTGTCTCTGGCCTTTTCGGTCCCCCTCTCGGTCTTCACCAGCAGGGTCTCGGTGGGCAGATCTCTCAGACGGTTAGGCCTTCTGGTCATCCCGGAGGAGATTCGGCTTCCCCGAGAGCTGGCGGAGGTGAAGGACCATATCGACGGAGAGAGACCTCCCTACAGCCCGTTTTCCTTTTCGGAAAGACAGGGTTTTCTCAGAGCCGTCACCGATCCCAGGGTTCACGGCCTCCATATTTCACTGCTTGCGTCCTGTGGCCATGAGGGAACGAGGATAAGGCCCGACAGGCTTCCCCTGGTGGATAGGGCCATCGCCGAGGGCCCAGGCTCCCTTGGCTCCGGGGATAAGATGGAGCTTCTCAAGGATCCCGCCGCCCTGGCGGAGCTTCACCGCCGGGTATGGACCCTGGAGGACGACCTGAAGGCCTCCGAATGGGGAATAGGCTTCAGTCCTGCGGGGTGA